The Bacteroidota bacterium genome contains a region encoding:
- a CDS encoding pitrilysin family protein: MSPVAPHPQFTFVREVGGIEELRHRENDLTVLLLQQAAAPVVTFMVTYSVGSRNEHTGLTGATHLLEHLMFKGTKRFNKAAGQTIFNVLQRVGAQVNATTWYDRTNYFALLPKEHLSLAVEIEADRMRGALVSDEDLASERTVVLNELDRGENEPLRKLLHAVWSVAFVAHPYGHPTIGWRSDVETVEADDLRHFYDTYYWPSNATISVIGDFDRAEALGLVHQHFGHIQAQASLGGDGAQPFVSPQAVTREPPQIGERRLVIRQAGQLGAVLCAYKACSGLDADADTLDVLATALTSGKSSRLYRRLTDEGLTTSTFAYFPRLRDPGLFMVYGALAPDVEHRVVEEALRSILAEIAAEGLTASELERARRQTVAQDAYGRDGPYAIASQLNEAIAVGDWTLYATYRERIALVTEADVQRVAASMFVDDRLTVGHYVPEPA; this comes from the coding sequence ATGTCGCCCGTCGCGCCTCATCCGCAGTTCACGTTCGTGCGTGAAGTCGGCGGCATCGAAGAACTGCGTCACCGTGAAAACGATTTGACGGTGTTGCTGCTTCAGCAGGCTGCGGCGCCAGTCGTGACGTTCATGGTGACGTACAGCGTCGGCAGCCGCAATGAGCACACGGGGCTGACGGGCGCGACGCACCTCCTGGAACACCTGATGTTCAAGGGCACCAAGCGGTTTAACAAGGCGGCGGGGCAGACCATCTTCAATGTGCTCCAGCGCGTCGGCGCGCAGGTCAACGCGACCACGTGGTATGACCGTACGAATTACTTCGCACTCCTGCCCAAAGAGCACCTCAGCCTCGCCGTCGAGATCGAGGCGGACCGGATGCGCGGGGCACTCGTCAGTGACGAGGATCTTGCCAGCGAGCGCACCGTCGTGCTCAACGAACTCGACCGCGGCGAGAACGAACCGCTGCGCAAACTCCTCCATGCCGTCTGGAGCGTGGCGTTCGTTGCCCACCCCTACGGCCACCCGACCATCGGGTGGCGCTCCGATGTGGAGACTGTCGAGGCTGACGACCTCCGTCACTTTTACGACACGTACTACTGGCCCTCGAATGCCACCATCTCCGTGATCGGTGACTTTGATCGGGCTGAGGCACTCGGGCTGGTGCATCAGCACTTTGGCCATATCCAAGCCCAGGCATCCCTCGGCGGCGATGGCGCACAACCGTTCGTGAGTCCTCAGGCCGTTACACGTGAGCCGCCACAGATTGGAGAACGTCGCCTGGTGATCCGCCAAGCTGGGCAACTCGGGGCCGTGCTCTGTGCGTACAAAGCGTGCTCGGGCCTCGATGCCGACGCAGACACCTTGGACGTGCTGGCCACAGCGCTCACCTCGGGCAAGTCGAGCCGTCTCTACCGCCGCCTCACCGACGAGGGACTGACGACGTCAACCTTCGCCTACTTTCCTCGACTCCGGGACCCCGGCCTGTTTATGGTCTACGGGGCGCTCGCGCCTGACGTGGAGCACCGAGTCGTTGAGGAAGCGCTCCGTTCGATCCTCGCCGAGATTGCAGCCGAGGGGCTGACGGCGTCCGAACTTGAGCGCGCGCGTCGTCAGACGGTGGCGCAGGATGCCTACGGCCGTGACGGCCCCTATGCCATTGCCAGCCAACTCAACGAGGCCATCGCCGTGGGTGACTGGACGCTCTACGCGACCTACCGCGAACGCATCGCCTTGGTCACAGAAGCCGATGTGCAGCGCGTGGCGGCTAGCATGTTCGTTGACGATCGGCTCACGGTCGGTCACTACGTGCCAGAGCCCGCGTAG
- a CDS encoding TraR/DksA C4-type zinc finger protein, with the protein MAELPNPDLKTGRPTPFSDAELAEFQQLILDKRAAAMEEVDAMRAQIAEARDAESDSAYSFHMADAGTDAMEQEKRYMMIARQQKYVGYLDRALTRIENKTYGVCKVTGEPIAKERLRAVPHTEISIAAKLKQQKGKS; encoded by the coding sequence ATGGCCGAACTCCCCAATCCCGACCTCAAAACTGGTCGTCCTACGCCCTTCTCCGACGCCGAGCTCGCCGAGTTTCAGCAGTTGATCCTCGACAAGCGCGCGGCCGCCATGGAGGAAGTCGACGCCATGCGCGCTCAAATCGCGGAGGCCCGCGACGCTGAATCGGACTCGGCGTACTCGTTTCACATGGCCGACGCTGGTACGGACGCCATGGAGCAAGAGAAGCGCTACATGATGATCGCTCGCCAGCAGAAGTATGTGGGCTATCTCGACCGGGCGCTCACACGCATCGAAAACAAGACGTACGGCGTCTGCAAGGTGACGGGCGAGCCGATTGCAAAGGAGCGGCTCCGCGCCGTTCCCCATACCGAGATCAGCATCGCGGCGAAGTTGAAGCAGCAGAAAGGGAAGAGTTGA
- the ileS gene encoding isoleucine--tRNA ligase, which yields MYPDPKGFAHPASEEAVLAKWQAEQIFEQSLAIRDGAPHFVFYEGPPTANGKPGIHHVMARTIKDLFCRYKTMQGFRVDRKAGWDTHGLPVEIEVEKELGLQGRDQIESYGVAEYNHACRESVLRYKDLWDTLTQRMGYWVDLDDPYVTFENDYIESVWSLLKKINDTPGPDGEPLLYRGYKIQWYSPGSGTVLSSHEVSLGYKEVQDPSVTIKFPVRGEADTYFLAWTTTPWTLPSNAGLAVGSTIDYAKVKRTNEEGDTEYVILATALLGQVLDDKTVEIVDQMTGAELVGMRYEPVFSAFEDLHGEDAAWKVVAADFVSTEDGTGIVHMAPAFGADDFLIGQKEGLPMFNPVRADGTFDGTYAFIEGQWFKEADRAISRDLRQRGLLLKHQTYLHNYPHDWRKGTPLMSYPVDSWFIRTTAIKDRLVALNKTINWQPEGIGTGRFGAWLDGNVDWAISRMRYWATPLPIWVSDRYPDHVEVIGTIAELRARCGGAFPEDAINPGTGEVDLHRPYVDAITWPDGNGGTMRRVPDLLDVWFDSGAMPYAQWHYLASVPDDEQDPEIVAQFKANFPADFIAEGVDQTRGWFYTLHAIAALTQQSVAYENVVVNGLVLDAEGQKMSKSKGNAVDPFATIAEHGADPVRWTLMAASPPWESLRYDDARVLETRRKLFGTLTNTYSFFATYANIDGFAYDASARMPVADRAELDRWVVSRLQTTIAETTDAYDGYHPTKAARAVETFVDDLSNWYVRRGRRRYWNKVAGLGSLVEGQSQNDSSPATSDLGPDKQAAYETLYECLLTVAQLMAPLAPFYSEWLFGNLATGRDDLPASVHLTDFPQVVEAERDETLEYRMAVARSVASTALALRNEAQLNVRQPLGTLRVVTGNAGVDEVALAAVAAIVREEVNVKTVEGIAADSGLVQKTAKPNFKALGRRLGKQMKAANQAIRSLTTDDIVAYEQTGTLTLDLNGGAVTFGEGDIDVQSEGLDGQLVGQDAVTHPNGQVTSVVVALDPAITDSLRAEGYAREFVNRVQTLRKRADFDVTDRIAITFAAETFLTDALAAHAATIRNETLAVTLHASEQPEGETVETFAEREAIDGTPITIALQRVLADADA from the coding sequence ATGTATCCCGATCCCAAAGGCTTCGCGCACCCCGCGTCCGAGGAGGCTGTCCTCGCCAAGTGGCAAGCGGAGCAGATCTTCGAGCAGAGCCTCGCCATCCGGGACGGCGCGCCGCACTTCGTCTTCTACGAGGGGCCGCCGACGGCCAACGGGAAGCCGGGCATTCACCACGTGATGGCGCGCACCATCAAGGACCTCTTCTGTCGCTACAAGACGATGCAGGGCTTCCGCGTGGACCGCAAGGCAGGGTGGGACACACACGGCCTCCCCGTCGAGATCGAAGTCGAGAAGGAGTTAGGCCTCCAGGGCCGCGATCAGATCGAATCCTACGGCGTCGCTGAGTACAACCATGCATGCCGCGAGTCGGTGCTGCGCTACAAAGACCTATGGGACACGCTCACGCAGCGCATGGGCTACTGGGTCGACCTCGACGACCCATACGTCACCTTCGAGAACGACTACATCGAGTCGGTGTGGTCGCTCCTCAAGAAGATCAACGACACGCCCGGCCCCGACGGCGAGCCGCTGCTGTATCGCGGGTACAAGATTCAGTGGTACAGCCCTGGGTCTGGCACCGTCCTGTCGAGCCACGAGGTGTCGCTCGGCTACAAAGAAGTTCAGGATCCGAGTGTCACGATCAAGTTTCCCGTGCGTGGCGAGGCCGACACGTACTTCCTTGCCTGGACGACAACGCCCTGGACGCTGCCCTCGAACGCTGGGCTGGCCGTCGGGTCGACCATCGACTACGCCAAGGTCAAGCGCACCAACGAAGAGGGGGACACCGAATATGTCATCCTCGCGACCGCGCTGCTCGGCCAGGTCCTTGACGATAAGACCGTTGAGATCGTGGACCAGATGACCGGCGCTGAACTTGTCGGGATGCGCTACGAACCGGTGTTCTCCGCGTTTGAAGACCTGCATGGGGAAGACGCTGCGTGGAAGGTTGTCGCCGCCGACTTCGTCTCGACCGAGGACGGTACGGGCATCGTCCACATGGCCCCGGCTTTTGGTGCGGACGACTTTCTGATCGGTCAGAAAGAAGGCTTGCCGATGTTTAACCCCGTGCGGGCGGATGGGACGTTCGACGGCACGTACGCCTTCATCGAGGGACAGTGGTTCAAGGAGGCCGACAGAGCGATCAGCCGCGACCTCCGCCAGCGCGGGCTGCTGCTGAAGCACCAGACCTACCTCCACAACTACCCGCACGACTGGCGCAAAGGCACGCCGCTCATGTCGTACCCAGTCGACTCGTGGTTCATCCGCACAACCGCGATCAAAGACCGGCTCGTGGCGCTCAACAAGACGATCAACTGGCAGCCGGAGGGGATCGGCACAGGCCGCTTCGGCGCGTGGCTGGATGGGAATGTGGATTGGGCGATCAGCCGGATGCGCTACTGGGCGACGCCGCTCCCCATCTGGGTCAGCGACCGCTACCCGGACCATGTCGAGGTCATCGGCACGATCGCAGAGCTGCGCGCCAGGTGCGGCGGTGCGTTTCCCGAAGACGCGATTAACCCCGGGACGGGCGAGGTCGATCTCCACCGTCCCTACGTCGATGCGATCACCTGGCCAGACGGCAACGGCGGGACGATGCGCCGCGTCCCCGACCTCCTCGATGTGTGGTTCGATTCCGGCGCGATGCCGTACGCGCAGTGGCACTACCTCGCCTCGGTCCCCGACGACGAGCAGGACCCCGAGATCGTCGCGCAGTTCAAGGCCAACTTCCCCGCCGACTTCATCGCCGAGGGCGTCGACCAGACGCGTGGGTGGTTCTACACGCTCCACGCCATCGCCGCGCTCACGCAGCAGTCGGTCGCCTATGAGAACGTCGTCGTTAACGGTCTCGTCCTCGACGCAGAGGGCCAAAAGATGTCGAAGTCGAAGGGCAACGCCGTCGACCCGTTCGCTACGATCGCCGAGCACGGCGCAGACCCCGTGCGCTGGACGCTGATGGCCGCGAGCCCGCCGTGGGAAAGCCTGCGCTACGACGACGCCCGCGTCCTCGAGACGCGCCGCAAGCTCTTCGGCACGCTCACCAACACCTACAGCTTCTTCGCCACCTACGCCAACATCGACGGCTTCGCATATGACGCATCGGCTCGCATGCCTGTCGCGGACCGCGCCGAACTCGACCGGTGGGTCGTGAGTCGGCTTCAGACGACCATCGCGGAGACGACGGACGCGTACGACGGCTACCACCCGACCAAAGCAGCCCGCGCCGTCGAGACGTTCGTCGACGACCTCTCGAACTGGTACGTCCGCCGCGGCCGACGGCGCTACTGGAATAAGGTCGCAGGCCTCGGGTCGCTGGTCGAAGGTCAGAGCCAGAATGACTCGAGTCCTGCGACTTCCGACCTGGGACCTGATAAGCAGGCCGCGTACGAGACGCTCTACGAGTGCCTGCTCACGGTCGCGCAACTCATGGCGCCACTTGCGCCGTTCTACAGCGAGTGGCTCTTCGGCAACCTCGCCACGGGACGCGACGACCTCCCGGCGTCGGTGCACCTCACCGACTTCCCGCAGGTGGTGGAGGCCGAGCGCGACGAAACGTTGGAGTACCGCATGGCGGTGGCGCGTTCGGTCGCTTCCACGGCGCTCGCGCTGCGCAACGAGGCGCAACTCAACGTGCGTCAGCCGCTCGGCACGCTCCGCGTGGTGACGGGCAATGCGGGTGTCGATGAGGTGGCGCTCGCCGCGGTCGCCGCCATCGTGCGTGAGGAGGTGAACGTCAAGACCGTCGAAGGCATCGCGGCAGACAGCGGCCTCGTGCAGAAGACCGCCAAGCCCAACTTCAAGGCGCTTGGCCGTCGCCTCGGCAAGCAGATGAAGGCGGCCAACCAAGCTATCCGCTCGCTCACCACGGACGACATCGTCGCCTACGAGCAAACGGGCACCCTCACGCTCGACCTCAATGGGGGCGCTGTCACCTTTGGCGAGGGCGACATCGACGTGCAGAGCGAAGGGCTCGACGGCCAACTCGTCGGGCAAGACGCCGTAACGCACCCGAATGGCCAGGTGACGAGCGTCGTGGTTGCTCTCGATCCTGCGATCACAGACTCGCTGCGTGCCGAAGGCTATGCCCGTGAGTTTGTCAACCGCGTCCAAACCCTCCGGAAGCGCGCCGATTTCGACGTCACCGACCGTATCGCCATCACCTTTGCCGCCGAAACGTTCCTCACCGACGCGCTGGCCGCACATGCGGCAACGATCCGGAACGAGACCTTGGCCGTCACGTTGCACGCCTCCGAGCAGCCTGAGGGTGAAACGGTCGAAACGTTCGCAGAGCGCGAGGCCATCGACGGCACCCCCATCACCATTGCTCTGCAGCGCGTGCTCGCTGACGCCGACGCCTAG